In Fibrobacter succinogenes, a single genomic region encodes these proteins:
- the cysK gene encoding cysteine synthase A, with product MAIYNNILETIGNTPLVRINKLNKGEAEVYVKLEMFNPLGSAKDRVALNMINRAEQEGKLKPGALIIEPTSGNTGVGLAYVGAVKGYKVVLTMPDSMSMERRMLLKSLGAEVVLTEGAKGMAGCIAKANEIAAANPGSFIPQQFDNPANPEAHYRTTGPEIWRDTEGKVDVFIATAGTGGTVSGTAKFLKEKNPNIYVIAIEPDDSPMISKGVAGPHKIQGIGANFVPKNYDPKVVDEVYLTSTQKAGDAARAAAAEEGIFVGISSGAALECALTVAKRPEFKGKRIVALLPDTGERYLSTWLWNT from the coding sequence ATGGCTATTTATAACAACATTCTCGAAACGATTGGCAATACGCCGCTGGTGCGCATCAACAAGCTCAACAAGGGCGAGGCTGAAGTCTATGTAAAGCTCGAAATGTTCAACCCGCTCGGTAGCGCAAAGGACCGCGTGGCGCTGAACATGATTAATCGTGCTGAACAAGAAGGCAAGCTCAAGCCGGGCGCGCTCATCATTGAGCCGACGAGCGGTAACACGGGTGTGGGCCTTGCTTATGTGGGGGCCGTCAAGGGCTACAAGGTCGTGCTCACGATGCCGGATTCCATGAGCATGGAACGCCGCATGCTTTTGAAATCGCTTGGCGCCGAAGTGGTGTTGACAGAAGGTGCAAAGGGCATGGCGGGCTGCATCGCAAAGGCGAACGAAATCGCTGCCGCTAATCCGGGGAGTTTTATTCCGCAGCAGTTCGACAATCCCGCAAATCCTGAAGCGCATTACCGCACGACCGGTCCTGAAATCTGGCGTGATACGGAAGGCAAGGTGGATGTGTTTATCGCTACCGCAGGCACGGGCGGAACCGTAAGCGGAACGGCAAAGTTCCTTAAGGAAAAGAATCCGAACATCTACGTGATTGCTATTGAACCGGACGATTCTCCGATGATTTCTAAGGGTGTTGCGGGCCCGCATAAAATCCAGGGCATCGGCGCAAACTTTGTTCCAAAGAACTACGACCCGAAGGTGGTTGACGAAGTTTATTTGACGAGCACGCAAAAAGCGGGAGATGCCGCTCGTGCTGCCGCTGCCGAAGAAGGAATCTTTGTCGGGATTTCGTCGGGGGCCGCTCTTGAATGCGCCCTCACCGTCGCCAAGCGCCCGGAATTCAAGGGCAAGCGCATTGTGGCGCTCTTGCCGGATACTGGCGAGCGTTACCTCAGCACCTGGCTCTGGAACACGTAA